The following nucleotide sequence is from Corylus avellana chromosome ca7, CavTom2PMs-1.0.
GAGAGAAAGATTTGACTAGTCAATTCAACTaatcaaaagcaaaacaaagataccAATTAAGATCCCAATGGGAGAAAgcgagatatatatatatatatatatatatatatatacagtgtGAATGTTCCCTATCAGATGAACAGGGCAGGCTGACAAGGTAGCTGCATGCGCCCCATTTTGCGTTTCTGTTGCAtcaaaaagtaaatgaagtatTAATGATTGATGATGCCCCGGCGGCACAAAGAAAGAGATGACTGAATTCGAAATTAGTTATTGGAAGGTGGTCTCAGAAATAATATAGCCAAAGAATCTAATATGGGATTTGCAGGTGTAGGGTTTTCTAGCTAGCAATTTCCTCTGCTGTCGAGGGTGAGTGACACCCATTTGAGTGAAAACGAAGTAATTAATTGAGCTGCATGCAGCAACAAAGTTTCATGTTTGTTTGTTCATGCTAGGTTGTGTTAAGCtaattgtaaattgtaattaatCCTCAAGGCATATCTGTTTTTCCATGGGAAGTGGTCTGATATTTCTAGACAATAATCTAGATGATCATTAAGAATGGAAATATGTTCTGTTTCTTTGATTGGTCTAAGTGCATTTAACCAAACCAATGAGATATATAACACGATCTGTTGAAATCAACTACACTCTAGCTAGAGATCACAAGCTTATACTTTAAGGTCAAGCAGAGGTAGATTAAATCCTCACAAACTTCTAAGATCGGTTCTCGATAGGAGGTGGTCAGGAGAGATTTATAGACAACAATCAACATTATGAGAGACTGGTGGGAAAGAAAAATAGGTTGTCTTCCATGGATTTGTTTGTCTAAATGCATTTAACCAAACGAATGAGCTAACATGGACATGAATTACATATGCATATGTTTCTGGTGAACCAAATACATTCTATATGGACAGATTGAAACTTTAAGCTCAAGCATAGCCAGGTAGGTAGCTAGAACATATCTTTAAAGATTCTCACTTAAGTTCAAGTTTTGATCACGCTCACTGCCCCCCAGGAGTCAGTTTTGGATGAAACAAAACCCTAGTTTTTCCATACATTTTAAGGATGTTATGTCTCGGCACCTTTGATTCTTGGAATGTAGCCATTTCCATGATGCAGTAGTCTCACTTTCAAGGCTCATATATGAGAAGATATGGTCAACTTAAGTAGTTGAATTCTTAATTAAAAACTTGAAGAAGAATTCTCACTGATTACTAGAACAATTTTTTCCTCTCACAATTAATGCTACCCCAGAAATGTGGATGTGTTTCCAAAGTTGATTTTCATATCGCAAAAGGcgacaaaaacatcaaaatattctcaatCGGTCGTGTCTAGTGACAAAAACAAGCAAGTCATTGCATTTCAACCCCAAAATCCTTATATATGTAATCCTCCCACGACTAAGACTTGATCAAAATATAAATACTAATACAAGCTGATGAAATGACTTCGAAATCACTCAAGACTCTTTATTGTTTGAACGGGTCAATATATAGGTTCAATTATAAGGATTAAGAATTTAACCAAATACTTAGTTAAACTCTCTTTAAACTTGCTTGTGAGTTCCAATTGCCTGTCCATTTAAACTTGACATGATATATAGCTCATCGGTGAGTCATCTAAACTCAGTGCCGAAGTAGGATTTTGGTTTATATGGGTcgagattaaaaaaatagagttaaaaaaaaattgattaaaaatattaaagaatttaacaaatgaaataaataaacaattcaacaaaactTAACTATTGTTTAGcacatataaattaaaattacacttcatttttttaagcctagcgttaatttattcattttcctcgacaagttttcatattttgaaatcgTTGCATGATTTCTTCATTGGTAGTAATATTGAATATATCATTCACAATGTACGTAACCTGATAATTATTCATCCACGGATTTCTCATTTAGTTCCTCAAACAacttttaacaatattcattgaTGAAAAATATTCTTTCAATAGTAGCTATTGTACTTGGTTGAATCAATGGCAATGTTACCGATTAATAAACTAATGGATATACAATATCATTTCTTATTTCTATCATCTTTTTAACAAGTTGTCTAATCCTTTTGAATGTTGTAAATTCTTCTCTAGAATGCATGTCAATGATGTGTATATGTTTGATGCTGGTTATTGTCCAAGTTGATAAGTCTGGATTAAATGAATCAGTATATTTGTTTGTGCTCattgttcaatatatatatatatatatatatatatatatatcagcatTCATAATATCTTCAAGCGCATCAATAGCAAAATATAAATCAGCTTCCTTATATTCATTTCTTGATTCAAACTAATTTTAATTCCAACGCGCAagtttgataatttttataaggcagaaaaaaaaaaaattcaacattaTCTTATTTACGCGTGTCAGCAGCAGATTCGCCCTCTCTCGCACTCGCACTAGCTGGCGGTTGACCAAAAGAAGAGGCAGTAAGGACTTTCGGTCTGAGCGACTAGAGACACAAAGATTCGCTTATGCCGATCGACACGTGTGCAAAGCGACATGAGCAACCCAAAATTAACGCATTTCTTTTCACATTGCAGAATCCAGATAGGTCGGTCCCACGCCGATACCATGTGCACCATGTGATCCTCACTAACACAGTTTCTGAATCCTGATGCCTTTcgttttttcctttgtttcttcCTTATATATCTGTATTTGCTCTTATCAGAAATATTTATCCTTTTAATCTTTTTTGAATTAACACCCCATTAGTAAATATTGATATAATTTCATACAACTTAAtgatatgacagtaaaaattaatatttacaaaaaaataaattaaatattaatgtaataattgatttttacttttatagcaattataattaaatttactaaataatattattcttaattTAAACTACCACTTGTTATATTTGACCTCCTTtcatttaagtaaaaaaataaaaaaataaaaaaatccctCTATTAACTTCTAGCattaaaaccaaccaaaaacaaaaaaacaaaaaaaagtacaagaCATAGCCGCATATATTATAGACTTGAAGTGTTCAAATTgtcttctcttttccctttccCCATATGaaatagagaaaatatatatatatatatatatattcaaattgtCCTAATAAGTGATTGAAAcataaggaaaaataaaatgaaattggGTAGTCAAACCATCTTCTCAAgctatcttctttctttttatttttttgttgcattcttttttttacaTGATAGGGTAGTTAAGctaatttaacatttaaaattggAGCATTTAGATATTTCTAGTCCCAACTTTGCAAGTGAGCTCTTTATCCCTCCATTTTTACCTTAACAGCTAATAGAGAATGGTCCTTAAGCATCCATCTAGCTAATTCATATATAGTTGGAGGTATTCAAGTATTGAATTGGGATTTCATCAATTTGCTAATAATTTGGGCAGCATATTGTAAAGTAATTCATATGAAACTCAAttgctcaaataaattttggactaTTCGCTCACTGTAagattttaaaagaagaaagaattctTTTATTTCACTATATATCTTCTTCTTACAAATAGTTTATTATATAGACTGGAGAAGAGGGAGCACATCCTGTGAATCAAGGCCCAAATCATGCATAATCAACCTTTTTAACTTCTGAGATTTATTACACAATAAATCAGATTATCTAGATTTGTTCCATTAACACTCACTTACTCTTGATTTTTATCATGTTATTTTAAGACAGGGAAGCAATccaaaacaatgaaaaacaaggggaaaaaaaattcacttccgtaaatcatttttattcttttttttttttttaattatcaaattcGTGCCTATCTATAGATGAGCATGGGACAAAGTTGGGATAAAGAGAATATTGGCTTTGTTGCACATGGGCTTTCCAGATGCATTCAATTTGACTCTCACATCACTTCATATTTCTAAGAGAGTCAAAGTTGCACCCGTGCATCTATATTCTATAAATCTAGAGTGCACTAGTTCTTTTGTTCACCATGCAAAATTGGGACCACCATGGTAAATGTGTTTGGATATTAATTATTTACTCAAGGTTCTACTTTAATTACCATACTCATTATTTACTATTCCCAAACACCACATGGAAACTCAAGGAGATCCTATTCATCATTAACAGTGTAGTACTTACATTCCTATATTAGAATGATGAATAgtgtaaataaaattattaaattataatggcACTTATGAGTATTAGTTTTAAATTAGTTCCTCACTAGATGAAAGTAAgatttatgagtaattttaggaaaatttcaaattgactaaATCATTTTATAATAGTAATACAAATATGACTAAcaattttctgaatttttacaaaaacaatattAGTGGAAATTAAGTGCATTATGTGTAATTGTTCCCAAGGACtggggaccacgccttatgaaacaaaggtcactagttcgaatgcTCCCCCTCTTatatggacatgtaaaaaaataaataaataaataaatagagtgCGCATTATGTGCAATCTTACTATACCAACTAAAGATGATGAATTCCTAGTTTAATCTTCAATGATAGAAATGGAACtatcctttcaaaaaaaaaaaaaaaaatctacccaTGTGCAGGATAATCTTTATAGTAAGGTTAAATACCTTTGAGGTACTTAAGGTAAGGCCTAGTTTTCAATAGGGTCGAAGATGGTATGTTACTTGAGCCTAAATAACGAGAGGGTACTTTCGTCTATAATTTTATAAGATAGACTAATCAGAAACTGCCATATGACCCATATGcctcattaattaaaataaaaaatacaaatgaagaaaaaaaaaaaaagaaaaaaaaaaaaaaagagaggcttGAGTTACTCTCATTGGGCGACCAGAGGGTGGTTGAAATCACTCCCAAAGCCAAGCCACCCCTATTAGCAAGGGGGTGGTTTTGACCATCCCTGCTTAACAAGTGGTGGTTTCAACTACTCCCACGAGggcaaataaaaaaagtttttttttttttttttaaaagggtttggccatagggggtTTGAAACCTTCTTGCTAGCCATGGGTGGCTCAAGCCAACTcccaatatatatttttttttttggttttaagtttttaaataatattaataagcCATATGAGACAAGTGTCACATTCTGAAAGGTGTTGACATGGATCAcgattaattttataaacaaaacatGGACAAAAGtatcatcaatatttatttgatgTATTTAAGTACCACCTATGATACTTTTTAAATCAAGGTAGTCATTTAATAATGAACTTTACCATACTATTTCATCTATTTTATTAGCTCAGCTTGTAGGATAAGTCATGATTTAAGATAGCATTAGAGTTAGAGgttataacttataaaaaaaaccccTAGCCTCTCTCTAGTTCCTCTTCGGTGAGACTCAGAAGGGGGGAGGGATGGATCCCCCctccccactttttttttgttctttctttcattttctttgccaTGATTTATTTTAGAACCCAGTAACAGCGTCTAGATTCAGCAATAGCAGCAGCCGTCATTTTCACCTCGTCTTTTGACTTTTCCTGGCGCTTGGGTTTCGTCGATATTTTGCTGAGAAACTTAGATCGGCTCATTGTGTTGCCGATCTACTCTTTTGCCGTTGGCCCAAGCTCGTACACTCCATTACACGCTTCTCTGCAGTGCCATTGTGCCCGGTAGACTCCagactttttctctcttctttttggcaCGTGCCAGATGTGATTCGTGCAAGCCAGAGTGTAAATCGTGTGGATCTCACGCACTTTGCATGTGAGCCTCATGCCGGGTTTCATCTGCCATTTTCTTGCTGGATCTTGTCATTGCTgctggttttctttgttttgttcttgttttgttgtattattCTGGCCTTTAAGCTGAGAATAGATAGTTTAGTGTGAGGGTTTTGTCTCACGGCCGGGTCAATAAAGTTTGTTTCTTTAGAGATAAGACCTACTTATGTATTTAGATCTAGTTTGCCATAGCAGATGTGCCTCTTAAATGAAGTGTGTACATGAGTTGGATCGGATAAGGTAGATACATTTTTAATTGTTAGATTTTCAGTGTATCTACAATTATTACTCTGTAAGAGTTTTACACCTTATATCTCTTATTAtaaaatgaagatgaaaaaATTCCCTTAGAAAAAGAGCTAGAGGTTATAAGTTCACGTCATAATTCTATAGTTCTTCACTTATTTAAGTTAAACATTTAATGTGTTAAGCCTAAATTGTTAATGAGAATCGACCCTTCCTTTTAATTCCCTTTTCCGGTTCTccttaatttatttgaatagaaaatataaatatatatattaatgagaaTTGAGGAGGTTGAGTACAAACATAAAGGAAAACGTTAGAAAATAATTGTAATTCCTCGATGGCTGAATCAGAGGAATTAAAGCAAAGAATATGATGATTTTAGGATCTGATTCTGAAGAGATGTAACAAATGTACGTTGGATCATTCTCTTCACAGCTTTGGCAACCGACAGACTCTATCACTGCGCTATATCCTATATCCATCATGAAAACACAGCAGAATCATTGCTCCTCCTCCTCTACACATACGTCTAACGTCTTAAAGCTCAAAATGGCACTACTCATTTATCATCAAATATGACGTCACTCTGTTTACTCTCAGCTATTTCATCGATCAACCCCCCGCCCACAGCAGAGCAACCACTCTCTCGTACGGTGACATCCACCCATGCAAACATGGAAGAATGGCCGGCCGGTTcatgattgttttctttttttttaccggcttttgggttttgggtccgGTGGTGGTCGGTGCGGTTCGTGCACCGCGTAAAGGGATATGGGGGGCGGGGGGCTTGGGTTTAGAGGCAGAGTTAGGCATACTTCCGAGACTGGGCGGAAGGTGGTCACTCCCTATAACTAGCGGACACCGAGATTACTCTTTTTTGGATGAGGAGCTGACACCTATTAATTGGTGGATTATTGGGAAAATCAAGGAGATCCCACTCTAatataatttcacttttttgttCTTGGCTTTTTCCTGCATTTTAATACCAAATCCTAGCCATACAAGTGTTCAACGGATGGAAAGGCTATACCTCGGATCATGTAAGCTAGCTAGATGCCTAGTAATTTATGCTTTCAAATTCATATGGATTGTTGTTTTCCATATTCTTAAATCTCACCCAATCGTTGATCTTtcaattggttgattttttttttaaatatttgggtcATTACAAATTTTACTATAGTCATTCCAAACTTACCTTtcgtattttataaaaataaatgtcattATTGTTTAGTATAACTCTGTAATAAACTGTTGTTTTTGTGCTATTCAATATAAAAGGAGGGATTTTGCATTATGTACCCCACTCTTCCACGCGTGAAGAGTAAAAACAAGAAACGTAAAGGGGTTTTCtaatcaaactattttttttttttttacccaaataaAAGTATCTCACCTAGCATTGTTTGTCTTGATGCGATTTTTTTCCctgtttatattaattaatttatcataAACTATGATTTTGAGCTCTCAATGGGGCAAGAAAAACACAAACTCCCCTcctataattttgtttaaattaatgtATGATTACGTGACAAGAAAGTCTTAATCTCTAGCTaaacaaaagaacaagaaatCTCCCTATCTCCCTATCTCCCTATCTGCTACAAGTGGCTTCCACATCATGCACAGTCACTCCTCAAAGACCCTACTCAGCACCTAAAAACTTGAAGGGCGTGATGTCACAAATCCCCCATTTATCTGCCAATTGGAGGATTACTTGCAAAAACTAAAAAGCAGTGAATCTGTAATTTGATCTTGTGTAATCTTTTTGTTgcttaaaccctaaaaatttaCAGTTATAGCCCCCCACAAGCTGAGTGAGATTTCGTGCATTAAATTCCCCTCCTCTCTCCCTTTCACTGAATTAAGTAGCCCATGACGTGTGCTTTGGGAACCCACATAATTAGAATAGTGTTATttagcaattaaaaaaataattaatttatatttcaaaaaaaaaaaaatagtaggtGGGCCTCTCGAGGCAAAGAAGGCCCAGGTGATACCCACTGCCACACCATCTGCAACACCTTTTCTTCCTTCCCAAACCCATTATAAATACTAACCCTAACCCACCATTTCATTTCCTCAGTGACTCAGTTCATTACTCACTTGACTCACCCactgaatttatttttttgttgttgttggtttcctttttcctctttttctccgTGCACCCAAAAgccagagagaaagagaattcTGTTGAAAAGTTTACATCCATGGCTTCCATTTCCTCTGCTACTACCGCAAGTGCCCCGCCACCGTTTTACTTTGATGAGAAGTGGAAGCTGTCAAAGAAGGAAGGGTCATCCAGAAGCCGATCCTCTACTGCTCCTTTCATGAAGAGCTCGTCGCACAGAAGGTGTTCTTTCACAAGAAAGTGTGCTAGGCTTGTGAAGGAGCAGAGGGCGAGGTTCTACATCGTGAAGCGCTGCGTCACCATGCTCATCTGCTGGAGAGACTATAGCGATTcttgaagaaattgaaagagggaaagagagaggaggGGGTCTAGAGGGAGAAacttctctctttcctctttggTTCTATGAGATCGTTGTTGGGTATGGAAGGAAGAGGATGAAGTATACgtgtatataatttttgtttttttgttttttcttgccCTTTTTGATGTTTTTTGGGTTAGATTTTTTTTGAGCTCTGAATCTCCATTGAAGGAGGAGACGGGTTCTTGATGTTGCTGTTACTTCCACTGTTGCCTGTctgaaaatagagagagagagattgaaatTGAACGAGAATCAAAAATAGCTTCAGCATCCCAATATCGTTCccactttaatttaatttctctGTTCGTTTTTCGTTGATGGGTTTGGCAGAGACTTAAGACACTTCTTGATTTCCCTATTTCTCATCTGGGTTCTCTGGCCATTGATGATTGAAGGGATGGGTCTATCAATGCGATCTTACacatctctatctctctctagtCTAGATGGAGATTCCATTCAACCATTGCAGCTGAGGCTTGTGTGGATCTGGTGTGCTCTGCTGACACACACGATTATTTAATacaatttttcccaatttttaaATCGATCATGCATGTCGAAAACTAATAAACAAAAGGTGGTATTCACAGAGGAAGATGGATCAACGTGTGAGAGAGactccatcatcatcatcctttGTGCACTAAATTTGCAGTGATTAAAGTTGAATTTTAGTACAAAAACTGGGATTTTACTTGTACTAATAATAAGCTAATGGCCGGAGAAGTAATTGGGCTCGACTCCCAATGTGTACCGCAATCCAAATGACCTTTCTGTCCTTGAACCTCGAGTTCTTTGACCAGCAATGGACCACTTTGACCTCTTATCTCATGTTAGGCCAGTTAGGGGCAGTTCTGAACTTTCCCTACCCTGATTTGAGTTTGTGAACCAGATTCTTCATAGAATTTTTCACAGCTGTGTTTGCTGTAGTTTGTACTGTGGGTGTGGGGGTGTTGCATCAATTATCATCATGGATCTGAGCATTTGGttaaaaaattggggtggctttGGAAATCAAAAAGCTTGAGGGGTAAAAAGAGtgacccaaaaaagaaagaaattaaaaaaaaaaaaaaagagtgaccCACGTACAGTAAAAatagttgtttgtttttggcgTGTAATACAAACAGAGACACTTTGGGAATGGCAAGTTGGCACGTTTGCTGACACCGCAGCACGAGATCTACACATGGggctccctccctccctccctcacACGCTCGAACCTCTTTGTTTTCActcatatttattaattaatcaatcaatttctactaataaatatttcaaaaaaattctctGACTTTTCTCCACGTCTCTCATTGCTAGGCTTCATCTGATTCGACGGTTGGTTGCCTTATGCCTCTGGTTTTAATCTGAGCTAAACTGAGTATTTATTACtacttaaaataatttataactATACATGAGCACCTAAGCTGGcaaatcatataatttttcCTATGATAA
It contains:
- the LOC132188235 gene encoding small polypeptide DEVIL 11-like; protein product: MASISSATTASAPPPFYFDEKWKLSKKEGSSRSRSSTAPFMKSSSHRRCSFTRKCARLVKEQRARFYIVKRCVTMLICWRDYSDS